In a single window of the Thamnophis elegans isolate rThaEle1 chromosome 8, rThaEle1.pri, whole genome shotgun sequence genome:
- the RALBP1 gene encoding ralA-binding protein 1 → MTECFLPPTSSPSEHRRVEHGGSLARTPSSEEISPTKFPGLYRTNEPSPPHDSLHEPPDIVSDDEKEHGKKKGKFKKKEKRTEGYAAFQEDSSGDEAESPSKLKRSKGIHVFKKPSFSKKKEKDFKIKEKPKDEKHKDDKHKEEKHKEKKSKDLTAADVVKQWKEKKKKKKTVQEVEMPPVEVPSHRPVFGVPLSDAAERTMLYDGIRLPAVFRECIDYVEKYGMKCEGIYRVSGIKSKVDELKAAYDREESPNLEDYEPNTVASLLKQYLRELPENLLTKELMPRFEDACGKSLESEKRQECQRLLKELPECNFLLISWLMVHMDHVITKELETKMNIQNISIVLSPTVQISNRVLYVFFTHVQEFFGNVVLKPVTKPLRWSNMATMPALPETQENIKEEIRRQEFLLNCLHRDLQVGIKDLSKEERLWEVQRILTALKRKLREAKRQECETKIAREIASLSKEDVSKEEMNENEEVINILLAQENEILTEQEELLTMEQFLRRQIASEKEEIDRLRAEIAEIQSRQHGRSETEEYSSESESESEDEEELQIILEDLQRQNEELEVKNNHLNQAIHEEREAIIELRVQLRLLQIQRAKTEQQVQEEEELEKRGGPMQQQPPLPRDSVPETKAMKEQPKAIQESVKPSPSKDRKETPI, encoded by the exons ATGACAGAGTGCTTCCTGCCCCCCACCAGCAGTCCCAGCGAACACCGCAGGGTAGAGCATGGTGGAAGTCTGGCCAGGACCCCAAGCTCTGAAGAAATCAGCCCAACCAAATTCCCTGGTTTATATCGCACGAATGAGCCTTCACCACCTCATGACAGCCTCCATGAGCCTCCTGATATTGTGTCTGATGATGAGAAAGAAcatgggaagaagaaagggaaatttaagaaaaaggagaaaagaa CGGAAGGTTATGCAGCTTTTCAGGAAGATAGCTCTGGAGATGAAGCTGAAAGTCCTTCTAAGCTAAAACGCTCTAAAGGGATTCATGTTTTTAAGAAGCCAAGTTTCtccaaaaagaaggaaaaagactttaagataaaagaaaaaccCAAAGATGAAAAGCATAAAGATGACAAGCACAAGGAAGAGAAGCATAAAGAGAAGAAATCAAAAGACTTGACAGCAGCAGATGTTGTCAAACaatggaaagagaagaagaaaaagaaaaaaacagttcaAGAGGTAGAAATGCCACCAGTGGAGGTTCCTAGTCACCGGCCTGTGTTTGGAGTCCCTTTGAGTGATGCAGCCGAAAGGACCATGTTGTATGATGGCATCCGTCTACCAGCAGTGTTCCGGGAATGTATAGATTATGTAGAAAAATACGGCATGAAATGCGAAGGCATCTACAGAGTGTCAG gAATTAAATCAAAGGTGGATGAGTTAAAAGCAGCATATGACCGAGAAGAATCCCCTAACCTAGAGGACTATGAGCCCAACACAGTAGCTAGCTTGTTGAAACAATACCTGCGTGAACTTCCTGAAAACCTGCTTACCAAAGAGCTGATGCCTCGTTTTGAAGATGCTTGTGGGAAGAGCCTGGAGTCTGAGAAACGGCAGGAATGCCAGCGCCTCCTGAAAGAGCTTCCAGAATGTAACTTCCTCTTGATTTCCTGGCTGATGGTGCATATGGACCATGTCATTACAAAGGAGCtagaaacaaaaatgaatatCCAAAATATTTCTATAGTGCTCAGTCCAACTGTCCAG ATCAGCAACCGTGTCCTTTACGTGTTtttcactcatgtacaagaatTCTTTGGAAATGTGGTCCTCAAGCCAGTAACAAAGCCTCTTCGTTGGTCTAACATGGCAACCATGCCAGCATTGCCAGAAACACAGGAAAACATTAAAGAAGAGATCCGAAGACAG GAGTTTCTTTTGAACTGTTTGCACCGAGATCTTCAGGTAGGGATTAAAGATTTATCCAAAGAAGAAAGATTGTGGGAAGTGCAGAGGATTTTGACAGCTCTGAAAAGGAAGCTAAGAGAAGCTAAAAGACAA gAATGTGAAACAAAGATTGCGCGAGAAATTgctagtctttcaaaggaggatgtttccaaagaagaaatgaatgaaaatgaagaagttatAAATATTTTGCTGGCTCAG GAGAATGAGATTTTGACAGAACAGGAAGAACTATTAACAATGGAACAGTTTTTACGTCGACAAATTGCATCTGAAAAGGAGGAAATAGATCGTCTCCGAGCAGAAATAGCAGAAATTCAAAG TCGCCAGCATGGTCGCAGTGAAACCGAAGAATATTCTtctgagagtgagagtgagagtgaagATGAAGAAGAGTTACAGATAATCTTAGAAGATTTGCAACGGCAGAATGAAGAACTAGAG GTTAAGAATAACCATCTGAACCAAGCGATTCACGAGGAGCGCGAGGCCATCATTGAACTGCGAGTACAGCTTCGCCTCTTGCAGATACAGCGAGCCAAAACGGAGCAGCAGGtgcaggaagaggaagagctTGAGAAACGAGGGGGCCCGATGCAGCAGCAGCCGCCCCTGCCAAGAGACAGTGTCCCAGAGACAAAAGCTATGAAAGAGCAGCCAAAGGCAATCCAGGAGTCAGTAAAGCCATCTCCAAGCAAGGATAGAAAAGAAACTCCAATTTAA